The Mytilus galloprovincialis chromosome 11, xbMytGall1.hap1.1, whole genome shotgun sequence genome contains the following window.
TACTGATATACTTATAAAGATTTTCTTTATGTTTCtcgtttaaattttaaaacatttcgcTTGCTTATATCCTTACATGAGGGGGGATAGGCCCTTTATCGGTACTCCGGGATCGTGTGTTTTTAAGCTCGTGATTTCGGGATTGAccttttcgggatccgggaatctttttttcgaatttcgggacctcgggatttcgtgtttttaaaccCGAGATTTCGGGATTTTGTGTTTtcaagcccgggatttcgggatcaggacccctcctatccctcCTCTGACATACTACTAACTGCTACATGGTCTTTTGTGCATATAACATTATAGTTGATAGTACGTGTTTGGCTGTTATAGTCTAAGACTTTATTAAGTATTTTACTTTGAGACGCCATGACAAAAAACCTaataccatttgaaaaaaaagaacgACAGTGTAACACGAACTGTGCCAAAGTTTTGGGATGATCACATGTTGACAAGGATTATTAATAGATACCGTACCAGTAGTTGAACTCGTCATTTAACTTGTGTGAAATAGGCTAATAATATAAAGCAAGTCATTATAGAGCATCCTTGTAGGACAAGTTGCCGTTTAATGTCGGGTTAAAATGTTTGCGTACTAACTGAAAAATTTTAATAGGATTTCGACGTGTTCTCTATTTTCTATATGAACTAAAGCTTATTACCATTCCATAGGGCTTCAAATATTATGACCTACTTGTTTTGTATTACTTATATGTACGTGAAGTGTTAATTTTTTTACTTGATTGTCATTTCAtcgtttttgaaattttcataggaacattaacatttttgtttcatGTCGATTCTAAGTGTATTTTGTGTGTTTATTCCGTTTATAAAGATATTGAATGTAAACTATTAGTATTGTAAACACCTTAATCAACGTtgttaattcaaaattaaaaacgcTCTTCCCATTTCCATGTCTTGACACTGGTTAAGGAACTAGTCAAactatcaattattttttattgacgCATGTGTTTAAAGTGAAATGAATTTTGGTAATACTTTAGCAACCATACAGACAGGCATACCAAGACACCAATATATCATTACAACGCCTTCTGTTATACATTTGAGTCGATCCATTATATAAAGATATGAACctaatattatttttaatctttatcaAGGTACTATGAATCCTAAAGCAATGTTATATAATAGCAATTTCATACAGTTTTCTCTGTGAATGTTCTGTTAATAATTTTTGTATACGGTCACGTTCTGTTAGATAGACAATATCATTTCTCGTAATTTTTCAGCGTTCACTGACTATGTGTTGCATACGATTGTTCATAATACAATATCTGTACTCATGGAGTGTTCTTTTTGCCGTAAACAGGTTTCTGTTTTCCCTTCCTAAATTATAATAATATTGATTGCTGCGAGTAACGCCCCCTTTAGTGCAAACTTACGGACCATCTGTGCATTCATTGTTTCTGTTTGTGGTTATTTCAGTTTATTGAAATAAGGAGATATAATAACTGATAAGTTagcatacggtcttcaacaacgagaaaaaaAACTAAACCGAATTGAGCATGGAATAAAAAGACCCtgtagttttatattttaaaaaatgagataGAGCGTGTGTGTCAGACTCGGCTTTGTTTTAGTGAAGGTCATATGTTATACTCTTTCGTAACTAATATTTGTTGGTATAGGAAAATGGCTTATTTATCTATAATTGCATTCCAAAATGATTATCTACATTGTAGGGCATACCGCGATCACACATTCGCGTTAAacatacaaacatttttatatatgccTTTATTCTTTCCAGGATACAATTAAGATACAAGATCATCAAAAATCCCAAGAGGTGTCGTCCGCCAGAAGTGACCAATTCGTGTCCATACAAACAGCTAACACTCAATCTAGGCACTCAGTTCGATCAAACCATAGTACTGCACAAAGTACGACATCGGTTATAAGTAGCACAGTGCGTGTATCCTCAGTAACACCACAAATCCGAAATCGTGTAGTATATTCTGACAAAATCCTGCCTGACTTTGAAATCCATCCGCGTATTAGTTtacaaataaatgatttggaattgaaatttggaaaaacaGAGCCTGTATGATTTGTGTGATTGCCtcttataaacatttaaatacgATGGATACTTATAAGGTTTATCCGAATTAGTTTGATGAACAAAAACGTCACCTAAGTGACAATTATGaaacttttgatatattttttgttatctctATGTTATTGACAGAATTGAAATATCTATCTGATATTGGCTTATTTATATTATGTCTATGTTGTTGACTAAATTATGTGATCACTATGTTATTAACTTGCTTTTGTTATCTCTGAGCTTTTGGCTTAATTTTGTTATCTCTTTGTTATTGATATAGCTGTGGTATCTCTatgtttttaattaacttttgttTACTCTGTGTTATTGATTTAATTTGGTCATACTATGCTTTTAATTTAATTGTGATATCTCTTTGTTATTGACTTAATTGTGTTATCACTATGTTATTGGCCAAATCGTGTTATGACTATGCTATTGACCTTATTGTGTTATCTCTATGTTATTGACCTAGTTGTGTTATCTCTATGTTATTAACTAAATGTTGTTATTACATTAAACTATTGACGAtgccaaaaaaatattattgttgatatttcacattttgtaaaaTCCGGTATATTAAACTGTCTAAGACACTTTTTTTACAAAGTATTGAACAAAAAATACCTCAACGACCTGATTATACaataatcaacaacaacaaattatttaagaaaaaaaacaacgtcCACTCCTAGATTGGTTTTTGGCTTACAGAATGAACAAAAAGACATGAATTATCAGACCAGAACACATTCAGAGCAAACATAACATGAAAACCATAGTAGTTATCGTTTTTGACAATATGTTTTTCAAACAGAAGATTCTAGTAATGAAACACAAAGCTtagaagtaaaaatatttttaacacgTCTTAAGTAGTCTACGAAATCATTACATGGTACAGTTCAACAATATAAGTACTGACAGACTTAATTCAAACAACACTACATAAAAGTTATACCTAGAACAATTAAAGTGTTACCTGTGTAATCCCCCACACTAGGGGCTATATAAAAAATGTCGGATTAAGTAGGGTGTCGGAAAACTTAAGTTTTTAATGCAAGGATATGGATAATTTGGAACCATGAATTTGTGCGATTAATGCATGATGTtggattaggcaggttacactgtagcATGAAATAAACTCATAGACGATATTACAATATTAATATATCTTAAACCGATGACCTTGTTTAACCACAAAGTCATATAAACGATAACTCTTTAACATTATTCAACATATAGAATTCATAAGCAACTTGAGAAAGCACAATCTTGCACAATGCCTAAATGTATGTCAATAGAGTGGCTAAACCTAGTTTTGCCAACATGTATAGTAATGTTTATTCtaatatttgataagtttttGGGAATTGAGTCGTTGTTTACGAGTTTCATAGTTTTATAGCATCACCGACAAATTTTGATGTGATTTTGCAACTCAAATGTTTCATCCGTTATAGATTTTATTTAAGGTTGGGTAATTAGAGTGACAAACATCCCTGACTTACCAagatatcattaatatatatatatatattgagtacACTTAAGAAATGATATAGTATGCACAGAGTAATAAAGGTGAACGGTACAAATGAAACTCCCATACTTTGAATTTTTTACCTTGTATGCTAACGTTGcacatgtgaaatttttaaattgtttatttagttcaagcatcaatgtaaatataacgaaatttgacgagactgtaatcaaagtgagaggtttagcgctttaaaatcaggtttaatccaccgttttctacatttgaaaatgactgtaccaagtcaggaatatgacagtttttgtccattcgttttttatgtgttttgtcatttgattttgccatgtgattatggactttccgattgaattctCTTCTGAGGTCAGTATtgttatgattttactttttaaaagaaacataTGTGCATTAATATCTTCTTAGTGATATCTCAAGCtatcaaatatatgaaaacaaaacaaaactataaagacgttgaatgtaaacagaaataaGCGGAAAGAATCAACATTATAGCAAAACTTAGATAAGCAGTCATAGATATGCATTAACGAAATGCATTCAGAAGTTCTTGAAAGCAGAATATTTAGAAAACAACCCCAGCATCTGTATACCAGTACCAATGTACTGAATTACAGACTGGTTATACAGTCTACCAGATGTTTGTGgctaaaataattttaaaaatcgataagtgaatatatatatatataatatatatatatattttttgatgcAAAAGTGACGAGATCGACTAAAAATATAATCCAGCCTAGACAATATAAAAGAGCTTTCACACGAGGTAGAATAATAACTTTGAAAAGTAGGAAACGACTCATTGTCTCTCTTTTATATTGTTCCTATtgcaaagaataaaataacaaaatagagGCGAAATGTATAAGAGGCATATTCATTACTCTTTAGCCGAAATAGACCTACGATGCAATGGCTAAAAAGAAATCGACAAATGAACAAACAGTAGTaaccgaaaaaaaaaagattaatttctGACTGAGAGATATGAACCCCACGTTAAAATGGGATTTAACTCATGTGCTCCGGAATGTACGCAAATATGAATTCAGCTTAACTACTTAAAGCTTTTGATTAAATATCTCCCTTTTGAGCAACAACCCTCtttaaatgaaatcaaaataagaaatacaagccctgaaatatcgtatcaactggacGAAATGCTAAGTATAAATAGAAAGTTCATTAATGGGaatttgaaatcatctcttttgtttctttagtCATTAAATTTGGATTTCAGCTGAcattcattgtcaatttctacatGAAAGTCTAGATATGAGAAAATTAAAACTGTACCtgctgtatcctttatctcaagttcgacGGGATAGATGCGTTTAAAATTGTCACATATTGAAAGAACAattttagtgagagaacatcatctgtaAAACAAAAAGTAGAAAGAAACTGCaaacggtttttttttctttctcagttAGAAGTTCCAGTATGAATAAGGGAACATGTCGACAAGAAGGGTGTAgtttcttaaaattgagaaaggaaatagggaatgtgtcaaggcgacaacaacccgaccatagatcaaACAACCGCGAAGGCCACTTATGGGTCTTCAAagaagcgagaaactcccgcacccgtaggtgtccttcatgCGGCCCCCTAAAACATgtataatagtacagtgataataatgtcatacaatactccgaattatacacaagaaactaaaattaaaaataaagcaagactaacaaaggccagaggctccttacttgggacaggcgcaaaattgcggcggggttaaacatgtttatgagatctcaaccctccccctatgcCTCTAggcaatgtagaaaagtaaacgcataataatacgcacattaaaattcagttcaagagaagtccgagtccgatgtcagaagatgtaacaaaagaaaataaataaaatgactatAATACATAGATAACAACAGACTGCtagtagttaactgacatgtcagctccggacctcaattaaactgattgaaagattatgtcttcatcatatgaatatcaggcataatccctcccgttagaggttaagtatcatactatcataaaatatatgagaagaacataacccgtgtcatgccaacaactgtttttttttttaaataaatgtgtttagttccgatgcaaagaccatatAAATGAATctatgttaaagccaaaatatgcaatctttaatgacctgacaacagtatcgtaactatatcccttctaaataagtatgtttaaaggttttgtaagcttttgaggtgaatactgacatttttgtgcttggtaaagaatatttccataaaagattggatgtgaaatacctgaatgtataaaatgtctgcatgttgagttatatttacgaattattttcttatacccatgataaaatttagtaaatgttttgactagtttgtgatatcgaaaaccctggtgtaataatttttcagtaatacataaatttctctcgctaaaatctaatacgttgttacatacacgagcgaatcgtacactttgagatatataaacatcataagatggtgacaagggaacgtcaccgtctaaaaatggataattcaCGATAGGAAATGCAAAATCATCTCTTTAATGATAAATtattgtattaagcttcccgttaatgatatagatataggTATGTAACCTTGTAAATTTTTATCGCACTTCAATTGTAACTGTGAAAGGATATAAGCGACGCACATATGTGCATTGCTTCATTATTGTCAGTGTGGATGAACAGTGTTGAATcgatttatcaattttatttgatacatGATTGCATTTTAGAAACAAAACATTCGCAAAATCTTAAAACTGACTTAGACTGTATATACCAATTTTTGTATTTATGCTGAATGTTAATCAAATATCAGTTTTGAGTTCATTTTGTCGTTCagaattttcatacttttttcaaTCAAATAAAGTAATCAATTGGCTTAGGTGTGGACGAgaaaatgttgggtttttttctatTCTAGATAACTGTAAATTATCAGTCATCAGTGGTTCCCTCTCATTACTACAAAATTTTAGGTAAAATTAGTTACTTAATCTGAATTAATCAAAGACATCACTTttccagttttaaaaaaaagcagaatagtcaaaagaaaacaaataaattgcAGCATTTCATCATTGATTAATATTACACTGAGATCGATGTTGACTTCCGTAACATATAGCTAACTATCCTCAttgataaaaatgtataaaataatgacGCAAACGGATTTTatatgaaattgttttaaaaaaaaagcatttttttaatatgtatcaatgttttatactaaaaaaattgagaaagaaaatggggaatgtgtcaaagtcacaacaacccgaccatagagcagacaacagccggaGGCAACCAATGTGCCTTCAATGTAACGAGATATTCctgtacccggaggcgtccttcagctggcccttaaaaaaatgtgtatactagttcagtgataatggacgtcatactaaactccgaatcatacacaagaaactaaaatttaaaatcacacaagacgaacaaaggccagaggctcatgacttgggacaggcgcaaaattaaCTCTTTATAATTTCCAATCAATGTAAGTCCATTGTATGATTCCAATTATGCTAGCAGTATGGTTTGATGGTGAGTAGGCATCTATTAATCTTAAGCCGTGATTGATAGCATGTAAACATTGTTTTCAAAGTgaaacatatatgtttttttcataaaaaattttgACCTAATACTTTATTGTATACTTGTAAGTGAATATTTTCGTCTGGTTCATCGTTTTTCTTATCGGATGTTTTCTTTTGCAATGTTTTGCCATAGAAACAAGGTTTTATTTGGTCATTGAATTGTCATGTTGTCTTGATATTGAAAAGGGTAATAATATATAACTAATTGTAGATAATTTTTTTCCTGATTAATGCATTAATAAAAATggcttttcttttctttattgttTTACCTAGTaaatcattgaccagttaaagttctcaaatactattgaaaaataaataaaattttataagacttttacaaacgagttataattatacatgtaaaagatttataaaaagaaaatggggGTTTATGTGGAAAATTTTTTTacgcattcaaatggataaaaccagaggatttcgaatatctgacaaaaattccaaaacatgacaatcAGACATCCTCAAGAACATATTttataataacaataaaacaaattacgtAGTTTTTAAATCAATGTATTATTGGTGGACAGTTTTCTATATGGCACTGTTACTGTATCTTCTTACATTTTAATTGATGTATATGGTAAGCAACTTATTGCATTACTTCGAGTTGAAACAGATTAACGTTTCACTAGTACTTTTGCAAAGGTTTATAAAGACAAATTATGGTGTTCCAAACACTTTTGAACATTTCAGTATCATCATGGCATGTCAACTGTATATATTCTATATACTACAAAGTTGGTCGTTGTTTGCCAGTTGATTTTTAGTTGtatttggctttgaactagctttcagtagctTTGGGTACTCGTTTATCAGAggtttatgtttattatttttatttgcgCTTTGTACTGATCTATTGAGGCTAGCAATGTGGTTTCGTTACACCACAGTTCCTGGATAGGGGATGGTTGAGGTCGTAAACACTGTTAACCTTGACTGACACATACATGTGTCCATCCAAAGGCTGGACATTGTTATTCAATTGTTGCTATTAGTTCCCGTCTGTTTTTATCAAAACAACATTATTACAAAATTATACCgtttatgtttttgtatattCGTTTTCCATTCTTCAAATATCGTGGAATGCGATGATTTCGTGATTTGTCAAAGTCTGCGTACAACATGTTCAACCTCTCAgacatttgtatttcatttaccaagttatttcgtggttcacctgtacaaACGAAACCTATGAAactagtatccaacgaataataatgataCACAGTGATAGTTATCATATTAAAAGCATTCcagaaatattaaaatattctattACAATAAAGAGAACAAAATGCTAATAGGTGTCATTAAATGCCAAACACAAGTACATAcagaaacatttacaaaattaaagcTCATACGTCTGAGctaaaacataaaatacaaaaaaacactCATTTGTATCTTCCATGTTTTGTttgtcaaatgatttttttccaggCGGTAATAGAACAGACGTCGTACAAGGTATGTGTCTTTCACTGAtattatagattattacatggcatttttcatatcagatgtaTTATCAGCCCAAGGTTCAATAGCAGCACAAGAGCTAACATCCCATATGCTTCGaaacataattgttttgtaccctactttaattatatgtttttcactgaaaacttACCTGTACCATGGAGGTGTATTTTCGGGAATGTGCCGAGTATTTATGGAATGCCGTGTGATAACGTTATGGAAAGGGATTTGATAATAATCGAagcatatgatattttttttcatatcagcccgctaaataccatttcagaaaaatatttaactcaaTTGAATTTAATGCTGTTATCATACTTTAATATGTTATTTGCCTTGAGTAcattataattttgtatattgACATATTAGTTTCAATTAGATAGTAACACATGTATATGTTATTGTGCACTGGAGAAATTACACAGGTTTGTAATAATGTGAAACTACTTGAAATAAATGAATCAtgatttattgttaaataatcaGGAAAACgcaaattcaaataacaaataCATGAAAACTTTACCAGAGACTGTTcattatcattttaatatatGCATAATTCTGTGGTTAACTTATAGGAGTCAGACTTGTAGGCGGTTTTAAACAATGGGAAGGTCGTGTAGAGTTAAAGGTTAATGGTCAGTGGAGTACCATATGTGGATATAGTACTGATTTTGATATACATGATGCAAAAGTAATATGCAGAATGGCTGGAATTTCCACCTCTGCGTAAGTTTTTTTACATTATCTGCCTTCGTCCTAACAATACTTGAGAGTTTATGTACGCGTTCATTAGACATAAACGACacattatttaatattaaattgatCCAATGTATTTCAACACAGGACATTATTTTCACAAGTATGTCTCTTAAAAAgctcattttcattttatttcaaacattgatgcaaattttatgattttgtgtATCATATGCATGACTATTGTATTCTGTAGAAAAAACGGGAAACGAAATCCATCACCTACATAAATGCATGGAGCATATTAGTGAACGTTTGATGATTTttcttacaatataaaaaagaagtggaatgattgccaatgaaatagagaccaaatgatacagaaattaacaattgtaggtcaccgtacagccttcaacaatgaacaaagcccatactgcatagtcaacgATAAAAGTCtccgaaataaaataaaaaaagtcaaacaattcaaacttaAAAGTCACACCGAGAactttatgtaaacaaaaaacgGTTGATAGCTTAATTTGTATTTTCAAGGAAGGTACAGGTGTTTCCAAACGCTTACTTTGGACGAGGTACAGGACCTGTATTATTGAGTGGTTTGACCTGTGCTGGACACGAGGATAACATCGATATTTGTGGATCCAATGGCTGGTACAAAACTAGCAGCTATTGTGGACATCAGTATGATGTTGGTGTATCATATCCTGGTAATAACTTTTAATATCTAacacaaaatgtatcattttaaaTTTGTAACTGAAATAGTTTAAAATCAGTAAAAACATAAAAACCATTTGATTTCCAaaatcatatgattaaaatatatgtttgttaGGCAAAAAGGCCAATACTTAGTGTTTAACCAATATTTCACTCTTAAACTTGTAGATATCTTAACTACAAAACGCGAACTGCTAATTAGACAAGACATACTGAATTATATGTCTAAAAttccttatttttattacagATGATAATCCATTCGGATGAAGAGACATTTTTGCATCAAAGTAGtattttttaacatgcaaatatagacaataaaaatataatacaaatctGTAAATGTTTTTCAAGCATGGACCAACACTTGGTTTTGTGTGTGAAGCAAGGGAGAAAAACTGTGATTTGTGATTAGTGAAAAA
Protein-coding sequences here:
- the LOC143050818 gene encoding neurotrypsin-like, which encodes MLAVWFDGVRLVGGFKQWEGRVELKVNGQWSTICGYSTDFDIHDAKVICRMAGISTSAKVQVFPNAYFGRGTGPVLLSGLTCAGHEDNIDICGSNGWYKTSSYCGHQYDVGVSYPDDNPFG